The window TGAAGCGAGTACTGATAAAACCTCTCCGGTGAACTTAACTAATCACGCTTACTTTAACTTGGCGGGCGAGACAAGCAACGCAAAAGGTTTGGAGCACACGTTGCAACTTAGTGCAGAGCATTACTTGCCAACAGATGCGAGGTTAATTCCTACGGGTGAACAAAAGCCTGTTTCAGGTACCAGTTTTGATTTCACCGAGCCAAAACCTATTGGACAGGCATTTCTTACCGAGCAGGATCAGAAAACCGCTGGTGGCTACGATCACGCCTTTGTGTTCAAGCCTGAAGTGACCGATGGTGTGTCTGTCGCCGCGGTTCTGACTGCACCGAAAGAAGATGTGGTGATGAAGGTCAAAACCACTAAACCAGCTATTCAGTTCTATTCAGGAAACTTTTTAGCAGGTGTGCCGGGGGCAAGCAAAACCTACGCGTTTTATGACGGCCTTGCATTGGAAACTCAATACTTTCCTGATGGACCAAACAAACCAGAATGGGGACTCAACAATGGGGTGTTGAGCTCTGGGGACTGCTATCAGCATCGAACCGTGTATCAGTTTGAATTTTAGATAGCATTTTTTGGTGGGCTCTATGCCCACCTTTTTTTGATTCGTAGTCAATTAGATATAGACAATCAACAACGCTCAACTGAATTTCTGCGCACTAATGTTGGGCTGAAAATAATCGTTTCATCTTCAACTTGTTCGTCACGCGACAGTGCCAAAGCTAAGCGAGCGGCACGTTCAGCCATCATCAAATCCTACCATTGAAACTTTAGCTGGTACCTCAATACCATATAGAACCTTTAGTGGTTAAAAATTTTAACTGGAAGTATGAAACCCCGTTATGTAACAACTTAAATTAACCAGTAGGTTTGGTTTGTAAGCTTTGGATTTTATCACTTATATTTTAAATAGCTAATGTTGTGGTAGCGTTTACATTGCAGTGTCGGTGAAAAATAAAGCTTGATCATTTTTCAGGTATGGGAGGTCGTGTCAGGTAGAGGCAAGTCCGAAAAACAGTGATAAACATCGACGGAATTGCTTGGTGATCGAAACAGCTCTATCCCGGTGTTGCCAGTTTGTTCGAATAACTGACAACTGTTACCAAGCGATCCCCAGTTAAGAACTGCATACGCAACCTTCCCGACATCCAGAGGCATCCCCTATGGCGATACTAGCTCTCTATGCAGCTTACAGAAGAGCGCTTCACTAATATTGGTATAAACAGTTTAAATTCTGTACTTTCTATGGATTCCTTGTTTATTAACTTCAGCGAAAGCTTTACAGCTTCGTTTGCCATAACTTGAATGGGGTAACGGATAGTCGTAAGGCGAGGGTATATGTAACGCGCGATGTGACCATCATCGAAACCAATCACAGACATATCTTCGGGGATACGAATGCCATTTTCTTGTAGCAGAGTCATACAGCCTGCAGCCATGTAATCGTTGTACGTGGCAACGGCCGTGATTGGAACGTTCTTCGCCACTAGATTCACCATGGCTTGTTCACCACCGGTTTCATCGGGTTCACCGTATTCAATATATTCTTCACGGATTTCGATGTCGTTATCACGCAAAGCGTCCAAATAACCTTCTCGTCTGTCGCGAGCGTCCTCGATATCGTGACTGGAGCAAATGTAACCGATGTGCCTGTGCCCATTACGAATTAAATGCTCGGTAGCGATGTAAGAGCCTCTTCGGTTATCTAAAGCAATACAGCGAGAGGCAATCTCCGGAACGATACGGTTGATTAACACCATACCTGGAATTTCTTTTGCTAGCTTGCAAAGCTCTGAGTCACTCATCCCTTTACTGTGCACGACTAAAGACTCACATTGGCTGTTAATCAGCAAGTTTATTGCATTACGCTCTTTAGTTGCATCGTGATATCCACTGCCGATGAGAAGTTGTTTTTCTTGCTCACTAGCGATGGTATCGATGGCTTTAACCATGGTACCAAAGAAAGGGGCGGAAACGTCGTTGACTAACACACCAATCGCATTCGAAGATTTACTGACCAAAGCACGAGCATTAGCATTCGGGCGATAACCCAGTTTTTCCATTGCTTTTTTCACTGCAACAATGGCAGCTTCACTGGTGTGAGGGGCGTGATTGATCACTCGTGATGCGGTAGCAATTGATACGCCGGCTTCTTTTGCGACGTCTTTGATGGTAGCCATAGGAAACTCAGAATCTTTAATTTCAGCTATTTAACTATGAAGGCAGTAGGAACTCAATTATTGAGAGAAGAATAGTGACGGTGTTTCAAGGTTTTGTACTGATTACGGGTTGATTTGAATAAAAACCCCCAAACCGGAGTATGGGGGTTGAAACGATAAAGGGCCTAGTTCGCCTTGTTAAGCGGGCTGAAACGACACTCGGTATGCATAATGATTGTCAGTAAGCTGGAACTCTTTATGTACGCTCGGGCTCCAAGAGTCATCACCACCTACACCCATATGCTGATGATCCAGACGCAGATAAATCTTCTCGTCTTTGACTATCTCATTGGTGTGCTTCGCTCCCGCCAAAACGTGCTGTGCATATTGGCTAACGCTAAATTGGAAATCACCAGAAATGATCAGATCGTTAATTTCTAAGTTTCGGGTACCACAGCGCAAGCCACTGTCGGTAGGGAAGATGTAAGGTGTGTGCATTTGCTCCAATGTTTGAGTGTGAAGACCGAATCGCGCAGCAGCTAAGCGATCCGGATAGTTCTCAAATGGACCTAAACCTTGCCACGTTACCGTGGTATTTTGCTCTTGTAGTGGCAATTGCATTTCCAGGCCAATACGTGGCATAGGCGGTAAGTTATCCGCCAGTTTCACATCAACGTCCAGTTTCATTCCGCCATCATTGTTTAGGGTATGAATCCAAGTCGTAATAGCCTGTACATCTCCATTGAAGTGGTAGGCATAGATAGAGGTCACTTGTACGGCCTGCTCAAGCGTCTCGCTTTGGCAAGATACACATTCACGTTCCCACTGACCAATACCCGCCATGTCCCATCGGCATATCCAAGCGTTAGGATCGACGTTGTCAACTTCGCTTACGCCAATGTCGTTATCCAGCGGAGCACGGAAGAAGTTGTCTTGCGGCGCTGCCAACATTTGCGTTTTACCTTCTACTTGCCAATCAACCAGCAAGCCTGTGTGGTGATCCCAGCGCCATTGATACTTCTCGTCTAAGCTAGCGACCAAAATTGCATTATCTTGTTGAATCACAGAAGGAATTGGTTTTGATTCCATTTTCGGTATCACTAGGCCAGAGTTGTTACGCAGAGAACATTGTTCTGTCGCGCAAACATGACCCGCAGGAGCCCATGGTGTCTCTTCGATTAAGGTAATGTCCGTGTTTAAGTGATACACAGCGCCTGCTTTTGGTTCGAAGCTTAGTTCGATTTCCAAAAGGGCTTGGCTATTGGCTTCGATATCAAGCAGTGTTGAGCCAGACTTAACCACTTTGCCGTCTTCCAATAGTGACCAGTTCAGCTGTTCATTATCAGTGGAGCGGAAAAGGTTTTCATTGTTCACTAGCAGCTTACAACACGCTTTTGTTTGCTCTTGGAGTGATACGGTGATCATGCGCTGGCAATATTTTGCTTCTTCTAATGTTGGATGCACGGTTCGATCAGGGAATATCAGCCCATTGATACAAAACTGGCGGTCATTAATTTCATCGCCGAAGTCACCGCCGTATGCCCAGAAGTGCTCGCCATTTTCATCCCTCTGACTCAAGCCCTGGTCTACCCAATCCCAGATGAAGCCGCCTTGCAGGCGAGGAAATTCGCGGAAAGCATCCCAGTATTCGTTAAAGCTACCTAGGCTGTTGCCCATCGCATGAGCGTATTCACACAAGATAAGAGGACGTGTTTCATTTGGTAATGAAATCCATTTTTTGATTGGCCACTTAGGGACCGCTTCGTCTTCGATTATCGTATTCACACGTGCATACATTGGCGCAATGATGTCGGTAGCCGTAGTATTTGAGCCGCCACCTTCGTACTGGATAGGACGTGATGGATCGTAGTTCTTTGACCAAGCGTACATGGCGTTATGGTTGCTGCCATGACCAGACTCATTGCCCAAAGACCAGATAATGATAGAAGCGT is drawn from uncultured Vibrio sp. and contains these coding sequences:
- a CDS encoding beta-galactosidase — its product is MMAFSDIIQRRDWENPQSVNIHCLKAHSPLSSYRNIDHARDDIHAQRQSLNGQWKFKLFEAPEQVDGEFIETHFNDTHWDDITVPSNWQMQGYDKPIYANVKYPFEVNPPFVPADNPTGCYRTTIFLTEEELTDTQRIIFDGVNSAFHLWCNGKWIGYSQDSRLPAEFDLTPHLVAGENSLSVMVIRWSDGSYLEDQDMWWLSGIFRDVTLLSKPQLCIEDVFITPDLDACYRDGSLSVVTHISAPDTHQVQIQLFDGEQAVTKPRIDTPNNRRIDERGSWNDVVFQTLHVNDPQKWTAETPNLYRLVVSLLDENGTHLESEAYQVGFRKVEITDGQLKLNGQPLLIRGVNRHEHHPELGHVMTEEDMVRDICLMKQHNFNAVRTSHYPNHPRWYELCDQYGLYVCDEANIETHGMQPMNRLSSDPQWANAYMSRYTQMVMRDKNHASIIIWSLGNESGHGSNHNAMYAWSKNYDPSRPIQYEGGGSNTTATDIIAPMYARVNTIIEDEAVPKWPIKKWISLPNETRPLILCEYAHAMGNSLGSFNEYWDAFREFPRLQGGFIWDWVDQGLSQRDENGEHFWAYGGDFGDEINDRQFCINGLIFPDRTVHPTLEEAKYCQRMITVSLQEQTKACCKLLVNNENLFRSTDNEQLNWSLLEDGKVVKSGSTLLDIEANSQALLEIELSFEPKAGAVYHLNTDITLIEETPWAPAGHVCATEQCSLRNNSGLVIPKMESKPIPSVIQQDNAILVASLDEKYQWRWDHHTGLLVDWQVEGKTQMLAAPQDNFFRAPLDNDIGVSEVDNVDPNAWICRWDMAGIGQWERECVSCQSETLEQAVQVTSIYAYHFNGDVQAITTWIHTLNNDGGMKLDVDVKLADNLPPMPRIGLEMQLPLQEQNTTVTWQGLGPFENYPDRLAAARFGLHTQTLEQMHTPYIFPTDSGLRCGTRNLEINDLIISGDFQFSVSQYAQHVLAGAKHTNEIVKDEKIYLRLDHQHMGVGGDDSWSPSVHKEFQLTDNHYAYRVSFQPA
- a CDS encoding substrate-binding domain-containing protein, whose amino-acid sequence is MATIKDVAKEAGVSIATASRVINHAPHTSEAAIVAVKKAMEKLGYRPNANARALVSKSSNAIGVLVNDVSAPFFGTMVKAIDTIASEQEKQLLIGSGYHDATKERNAINLLINSQCESLVVHSKGMSDSELCKLAKEIPGMVLINRIVPEIASRCIALDNRRGSYIATEHLIRNGHRHIGYICSSHDIEDARDRREGYLDALRDNDIEIREEYIEYGEPDETGGEQAMVNLVAKNVPITAVATYNDYMAAGCMTLLQENGIRIPEDMSVIGFDDGHIARYIYPRLTTIRYPIQVMANEAVKLSLKLINKESIESTEFKLFIPILVKRSSVSCIES
- the galM gene encoding galactose-1-epimerase, yielding MNAYFEQLEQAMMQTPSFDGQAANLLHITNANGMTATFMDIGATWLSCTLPLDGEHREVLLRSPNMAEHMKQDAYFGAIVGRFANRIANGRFDIDGEQYQLGVNNGENSLHGGMDGFDKRRWNIAEQSTQQVVFTLHSPDDDQGYPGNLDVKVTYLLTDENELVIAYEASTDKTSPVNLTNHAYFNLAGETSNAKGLEHTLQLSAEHYLPTDARLIPTGEQKPVSGTSFDFTEPKPIGQAFLTEQDQKTAGGYDHAFVFKPEVTDGVSVAAVLTAPKEDVVMKVKTTKPAIQFYSGNFLAGVPGASKTYAFYDGLALETQYFPDGPNKPEWGLNNGVLSSGDCYQHRTVYQFEF